TGTGGTCTTCTCTGATGATCAAAGCAAATATGTCTTTGGCAATAGCCTTCCTATTCGTAATCCTGCGGGTTCTGGCATGAATGATAATGCTATTCTCTCTGTCTGGGGGATTAAAGTGCATCATAATTTGGTGCAGGCAGGGGCGAAGGTTAAGGATTATAATTACAGAACGGCCAATGCCACTCAAAATAGTCAGACCGATAGCTGGCAGCCCGATCAGACGACTTATGGGGTACCCTATCATTATGGGGATCGGTATTTAGAAAGAGGTGCAGACATAGACCCCGAAATCGAAACGGGGTCTTTTCATGCAAGGCTTCATAATGAGCGTTATAAAAACAATCAAGTGCGCATTACAGGGAAGACCAATGATCCCTCACTTTATCCTGGAAAAGTTCTTGATCTTGAAGGGGGATCAGAAGATCCAGCCTTGAAATATGGCTTTTTAATTGTCTCTACGACCAATAAAGGCTCAAGAAATGGCAAATATGAAATGAGCTTTGAAGCCATTCCTTATAGCGATCAAATAGGCTTTAGACCTAAACTCCTTGAAAGACCGCATATTGCAGGCACCATCCCAGCCAGAGTAAGCAGCACGGAGAAGTTTGATACGTATAGCCATATTGATGAGATGGGACGCTATAAGGTCTATTTTGATTTTGACTTAGATACATGGGATAAGGGTAAAGAAAGCCTGTGGGTGCGATTGGCTAAGCCTTATAGTGGGGGAACCTATGGCTTTCACTGGCCACTTTTAGACGGGACAGAGGTTGCCATTGCGTTTGAAGATGGCGATCCTGACAGACCCTATATTGCCTATGCCCTGCATGATTCAGCCAATGGCGATCATGTCACCATTCAGAACTATAAACGCAATGTTCTAAGAACGCCATCCAACAATAAGCTTAGAATGGAGGATGAACGGGGTAAGGAACATATCAAGCTCTCTACGGAATATGGCGGTAAGACCCAGCTCAATATGGGACATCTTGTCGATAGCTCTAGACAAAAGCGTGGGGAAGGCTTTGAACTCAGAACCGATAAATGGGGAGCGATTAGAGCCAATAATGGCATCTTTATCAGTGCCGATGGACGACAAAAGGCCTCCTCAACCTCTCTAGATATGATCGAAGCCACAGGACAGCTCAGTGCAGCACTCAACCAAGCCAAGCAGCTCAGAGAGGCAGCCGATGCCTCTAAAGCGACAGGGTTAGATACTTCAAACCTGATGACACTGATCGAAAGTGCCATCACCATGCTGCAACAAGCTAGCGTCCTGATCTCAGCCCCCGCAGGCATTGCCCAGACCACGCCATCCACGATCCAGCATAATGCAGGGCGGAACGTCATCACCACAGCTGGGAAAGATGTAAGCCTCAATGCTAAAAACAACGTCACCATGGCAGCGAGTGAAGAAATATCCCTCTTTGCCCACAACAAAGACCTCAGAGCCGTCGCAGGATATGGCAAGGTTGAGTTACAGGCGCAAAGTAGTCAGATGAATCTTGATGCTAAAATGGATATTACGCTGACCTCACATGATGGCAAGATACAGACCTTTTCTCCAAAAGAGATCAATCTTATTTGTGGAGCGAAGTGTTTTATCAAACTGACACCAGATCAAGTGATTATGAATGCCCCAGATCATATCATCCATAAAACAGCCGTAGTGATTAAACAAAACCCAGGGTCAATGCCGATTGACCCCCCTCTTATGCCTCAGCCTATATCAAAACCTTCATTTAAATTTTCTAAGTAAAAGACTGTTAAGAAATGATTATAAGTCCTCCTTTTTTACCTGATGGTGATGTTAGTCAAAGTCAATCTAGTGATGATTTTGTGGAATCCTTTATGCAATTAACAGGAGATGGCAAGTTTCCTGTAAGTGATTATTTTCAATGGCATGGAGGAGTGCATTTAGTAGCACCTGAGGGCAATAATAAAACAAAAGTCCCTGTTCGAGCGATTGCGGATGGTAAGGTTTTATATGTTCGCCAACCTACTCCAGAGCTAGATAATAAAGCTGGAACAGTTCCACATCCTCAAAACCATCAAGGGCAAGAGGATTGGTGTGATAATGGATGTGTGGTTATTCAACATGATACAGAGATTGGAGAAGAATTAGCGGTTACTTTTTATTCCATTTATATGCATCTAAAATCAATAGAGAAAACGGTTACTCAAGGTTCTGATATCCATCGCAAAGCTAAAATTGGTCAGGCTGGTCAGATTTATGGAGTGGATGGACAAATTCATTTTGAAATTATTGCTGATGAAG
This portion of the Commensalibacter nepenthis genome encodes:
- a CDS encoding DUF2345 domain-containing protein yields the protein VVFSDDQSKYVFGNSLPIRNPAGSGMNDNAILSVWGIKVHHNLVQAGAKVKDYNYRTANATQNSQTDSWQPDQTTYGVPYHYGDRYLERGADIDPEIETGSFHARLHNERYKNNQVRITGKTNDPSLYPGKVLDLEGGSEDPALKYGFLIVSTTNKGSRNGKYEMSFEAIPYSDQIGFRPKLLERPHIAGTIPARVSSTEKFDTYSHIDEMGRYKVYFDFDLDTWDKGKESLWVRLAKPYSGGTYGFHWPLLDGTEVAIAFEDGDPDRPYIAYALHDSANGDHVTIQNYKRNVLRTPSNNKLRMEDERGKEHIKLSTEYGGKTQLNMGHLVDSSRQKRGEGFELRTDKWGAIRANNGIFISADGRQKASSTSLDMIEATGQLSAALNQAKQLREAADASKATGLDTSNLMTLIESAITMLQQASVLISAPAGIAQTTPSTIQHNAGRNVITTAGKDVSLNAKNNVTMAASEEISLFAHNKDLRAVAGYGKVELQAQSSQMNLDAKMDITLTSHDGKIQTFSPKEINLICGAKCFIKLTPDQVIMNAPDHIIHKTAVVIKQNPGSMPIDPPLMPQPISKPSFKFSK